The DNA sequence CTGCTAATACAAAAGCAAAACCAATCCCTGGAAGATATTTTTGATACATATTGAACCTTCTTTCTTTGTGTTTCTATTATAACAAAATTTAAAACTAGCAGCGGAGAAAATTAGTATTTTTAACAAAAAAACTCAGTTTACTTTGAACTGAGTCATTAATAAATTGAAGTTACATCGTTTCCTTCTTCAAAAATTGCTCCATCTCTTTTGGAATTTTTTTCATACTTGTGACGGATATTGGAGCAATTTTTTCCAAGGCCGTCTGAATTTGGCGTCCGTAACGTTTGGTTAACATGCGATTGTCTAAAATGACGACTGCTGACTGCTGCTCTTGATGTCGAATTGTACGTCCCAAAGCCTGTTTTAGGCGTAAAATCGCAACAGGTAAACTATAATCATAAAAAGGATTCTTACCTTCTTGCCGCAATTTGCGGTTGAGTTTTTGCGTAAAGAAATCGCTCGGATTGTCAAATGGAATCCGTGTAATGACTTCAATCATTTGCTCCTGACTGGAGAAATCCGTTCCCTCCCAAAAACTACCAGCCCCTAGTAAAATACTCGTTTCCCCTCTATCAAAACGTCGTTTAATATTAGCTGCTTCACCATTCTTATACTGGGCTAAATGAGGAAGACGCAAGCGTTCTGAAACAGCCAGTAGTAACGATTTTGATGTAAACAAAACGAGGAGAGGAGCCCCTTGAGTAGCCAACTTATGTACCCATTTAACAATCAAATCTGCATAAATATCTATATCTAACTCTACAACATTTGGAAAATTCTTATCCAGCCATATTTTCTGCTGATATTTCTGCTTTTGTGGCAACTGATAAAATGGTGCATGTTCAAAACCAAGTAAATGAGCCAAATGCACTTTTTTGCTGATTTCCAGTGTAGCCGAAACGAACAAGACTTGAACTTCTTCGGGTAGCAAGGCTCGAAAATCTAGCACTTCTAGGCAAGCGGCTTCCAACATCGTCACTCGATAATCCTCAAACTGCTCTTCTTTTAACCAGAACTGGTCATATTTTGTGGCAAAAATAGTGCGTAAGTCAGCAAGAGAGCTTTGATCTAACTCTGATAAATCTTGTCGGAGTTTGGAACAGGTTTCTTTCGTTAGCTCATTTTTCTTGTAACGTTGGAATTGTTCCATCGCATGAGTCAATTCAAATTGAATGTCCTCTATTAACCGACGTTGCAAAATGGTATCTGTTGTTTCAAGTTCTGATTGAATCTGCTGCAAGCATTTTGTCATATTGAGGGATTTTCGAGAGAGATTTTCCAAAGCTAAAAACAACTTCTGAGCTTCATCTACAATCAAAAGTCGATTCTCCACTATAGATTTATCATCTTCTAGCCGCGTCAAAAAATAAGCATGATTGGTCACTAATACACGACTGCGTTTGGACTTTTCTTGACCTTTTTGCCAAAAATCTGCACCATAAAAGAGGGATTTTTTGCTCATTTTCCCATCATGAAGCACCTGTTGAAAATAGGTCTGATAGCGATGCCGTTGACCAATTTCATCCAAATCACCAGATTCTGTTTCTGTGAGCCAAACTAAAAGTAACATTTTGCAACGATTGACCAAACGATTGTCATCTACCTGCTGCAAACTGTCATAAAAGAAGTCAAGCTTTAAATAATTAGCAGGGCTTTTCAAGCTATGAACAGAAACATGAAAGATTTCTTCTAACTTTTGTCCTTCATTTGCCACAATCTGATCTTGCAACACTTTCGTAGGAACCGTTGCCAAAATTTGCTTGCTCGTTTGAGCCAAAGCAGGAAGCAAGTAACCATAGGTCTTTCCTAACCCTGTCTGAGCTTGTAAAAAACTTGGTTGCTGACTTTTTAAAGCCTGTTCCACATCATGTGCAAAGTTATCTTGTTCTTTTCGTTCCTCTAAATCCAACAAATTGATATTGTGTTGGAAATTTTGGGATAATTTCCTTGCTTTTTTAATCTTTTTACTTTTTCTAAGAAAAATTCCCTGCCGCTTTATCAAATCGTGGCAAGTTATGTCCGACATTTGGTTAAAAGCATCTTCTATTGCTAAGCGTGATTCATAAATCAAACTATTCGAAAACGTTAACAAATATTCCACTAACTCTTTTGGAAGTTTTTGGATTTTTTCTTGTATTTTTAAAAATAATGTAGCCGTTGCTGAGGCATCTGCAAGTGCTGTATGCGCATGTTTCAAAGGAATGTCTAACTGTTCACATAATATTCCTAGATTGTATTTTTCAAACGTTGGGAAAAAGACTTGCGCAAGCTCTACTGTATCTACCCTCGGAGTCACTAATTCAAATCCTTCCCAAAAGAGGGCTTCTGCCAATAAATTAGCATCAAATTTCACATTATGAGCCACAAAAATGGCATCCTCAATCAACTCATAAATCTCACGAGCTACTTGAGAAAAGTCTGGCGCCCTTCTCAATCGCTTATCTGTCAATCCTGTTAATTGGCAAATATGAGAATCCAGCTTCTCATGAGGATTCACATCGGTTTCATAAGTTTTGACAATCTGACCATTTTCAATCAGCACAATCCCGACTTGAATAATCTTGGCGTTGCTGCTGGCACTCGTTGCCTCTAAATCCACCACAGCATATTTTCTTTTTTCTTGTATCATATTAGAAAAATTATACCATAAATCCAACTATTTCGTATCACGTTTTATGCCTTATTTTTCCTTGATAAATAGCTTGATATTTCTTTTATGTCATTTTTCATATTTTTTGCTAAACTATGAAGTGAAAGGAGTTCTCATGATAACAATTCATAAAACTTTAAACGCTCAAGCATACGAAAATACTTATTATTTAGAAAATGAGCATCACCTCATCGTAGTTGATCCGGGTAGTGACTGGGATAAAATTGCAGCAAAAATCCAAGAAATCAATAAACCAATTACAGCTATTTTGCTGACCCATACTCATTACGATCATATTATGAGTGTTGATTTAGTTCGTCAACATTTTGGACATCCACCTGTCTATGTCGCTGAAAGTGAAGCAACTTGGCTTTACACTCCGGAGTATAATCTATCTGGACTAGCTCGCCACCAAGATATGG is a window from the Streptococcus anginosus subsp. whileyi MAS624 genome containing:
- a CDS encoding bifunctional DnaQ family exonuclease/ATP-dependent helicase — protein: MIQEKRKYAVVDLEATSASSNAKIIQVGIVLIENGQIVKTYETDVNPHEKLDSHICQLTGLTDKRLRRAPDFSQVAREIYELIEDAIFVAHNVKFDANLLAEALFWEGFELVTPRVDTVELAQVFFPTFEKYNLGILCEQLDIPLKHAHTALADASATATLFLKIQEKIQKLPKELVEYLLTFSNSLIYESRLAIEDAFNQMSDITCHDLIKRQGIFLRKSKKIKKARKLSQNFQHNINLLDLEERKEQDNFAHDVEQALKSQQPSFLQAQTGLGKTYGYLLPALAQTSKQILATVPTKVLQDQIVANEGQKLEEIFHVSVHSLKSPANYLKLDFFYDSLQQVDDNRLVNRCKMLLLVWLTETESGDLDEIGQRHRYQTYFQQVLHDGKMSKKSLFYGADFWQKGQEKSKRSRVLVTNHAYFLTRLEDDKSIVENRLLIVDEAQKLFLALENLSRKSLNMTKCLQQIQSELETTDTILQRRLIEDIQFELTHAMEQFQRYKKNELTKETCSKLRQDLSELDQSSLADLRTIFATKYDQFWLKEEQFEDYRVTMLEAACLEVLDFRALLPEEVQVLFVSATLEISKKVHLAHLLGFEHAPFYQLPQKQKYQQKIWLDKNFPNVVELDIDIYADLIVKWVHKLATQGAPLLVLFTSKSLLLAVSERLRLPHLAQYKNGEAANIKRRFDRGETSILLGAGSFWEGTDFSSQEQMIEVITRIPFDNPSDFFTQKLNRKLRQEGKNPFYDYSLPVAILRLKQALGRTIRHQEQQSAVVILDNRMLTKRYGRQIQTALEKIAPISVTSMKKIPKEMEQFLKKETM